One stretch of Lodderomyces beijingensis strain CBS 14171 genome assembly, chromosome: 3 DNA includes these proteins:
- a CDS encoding 40S ribosomal protein eS7 translates to MASKIISENPTELELKVAQAFVDLESQSDLKADLRPLQFKSIKEIDVAGGKKALAVFVPPPSLSGYRKVQTRLTRELEKKFPDRHVVFLAERRILPKPSRKARKQQKRPRSRTLTAVHDKILEDLVFPTEIVGKRVRYLVGGNKIQKVLLDSKDSTAIDYKLDSFQQLYSKLTGKQVVFEIPGEIH, encoded by the coding sequence ATGGCATCAAAGATCATAAGTGAAAACCCCACCGAGTTGGAATTGAAAGTTGCCCAAGCTTTCGTTGACTTGGAAAGCCAATCAGACTTAAAAGCTGACTTGCGTCCCTTGCAATTCAAATCCATAAAGGAAATCGATGTTGCCGGAGGCAAGAAGGCCTTGGCTGTCTTtgttccaccaccatccTTATCGGGATACAGAAAAGTCCAAACTAGATTGACCAGAGAATTGGAGAAGAAGTTCCCAGACAGACACGTTGTCTTTTTGGCTGAAAGAAGAATCCTCCCTAAGCCATCCAGAAAAGCtagaaaacaacaaaagagacCAAGATCCAGAACCTTGACTGCTGTTCacgacaagatcttggaggACTTGGTGTTCCCAACTGAAATTGTCGGAAAGAGAGTCAGATACTTGGTTGGTGGTAACAAGATCCAAAAAGTGTTGTTGGACTCCAAGGACTCAACTGCTATCGACTACAAATTGGACTCATTTCAACAATTATACTCAAAATTGACCGGTAAGCAGGTTGTTTTTGAGATTCCAGGTGAAATCCACTAA